From a region of the Thioalkalivibrio sp. XN279 genome:
- the tpiA gene encoding triose-phosphate isomerase, whose translation MRQKLVAGNWKMYGSRAMTRALVAGLAAEFADGAPCEIAVCPPFPFLEEACRAAGGTPVTVGAQDVSDRDEGAFTGQVSGAMLAEIGCRYAIVGHSERRSLNAEDDALVAAKFLAAQRHGLAPILCVGESLEEREADRTEEVVARQVRAVLAAAGIEAFARAVIAYEPIWAIGTGRTATPEQAQAVHAFIRGLLRAENANIADFVKVLYGGSVKAANAAEIFAMPDVDGGLVGGASLEVEGFASICRAAG comes from the coding sequence ATGAGACAGAAGCTGGTCGCTGGTAACTGGAAGATGTATGGCTCGCGGGCCATGACGCGCGCGCTGGTGGCCGGCCTGGCGGCCGAGTTTGCCGACGGGGCGCCGTGCGAAATCGCGGTGTGTCCGCCGTTCCCGTTCCTGGAGGAGGCCTGTCGCGCGGCCGGGGGCACGCCCGTGACGGTGGGCGCCCAGGATGTTTCGGACCGGGACGAGGGCGCGTTCACCGGCCAGGTGTCGGGTGCGATGCTCGCGGAGATCGGTTGCCGGTACGCGATCGTCGGCCATTCGGAGCGCCGCAGCCTGAACGCCGAGGACGACGCGCTGGTGGCGGCCAAGTTCCTGGCGGCCCAGCGGCACGGCCTGGCGCCGATCCTCTGCGTGGGCGAGAGCCTCGAAGAACGAGAGGCGGACCGGACCGAGGAAGTGGTCGCACGCCAGGTGCGCGCGGTGCTGGCGGCGGCCGGGATCGAGGCCTTTGCGCGGGCCGTGATTGCCTACGAGCCGATCTGGGCGATCGGCACCGGGCGCACGGCGACCCCGGAGCAGGCGCAGGCGGTGCATGCATTTATCCGTGGCCTACTGCGCGCGGAAAATGCTAATATTGCCGACTTCGTGAAGGTGCTGTACGGCGGGAGCGTCAAGGCCGCCAATGCAGCCGAGATTTTTGCCATGCCGGATGTCGACGGCGGGCTCGTGGGCGGCGCCTCGCTCGAGGTCGAGGGCTTTGCGAGCATCTGTCGCGCAGCCGGCTGA